A portion of the Pyxidicoccus trucidator genome contains these proteins:
- a CDS encoding K+/H+ antiporter subunit F codes for MSPLLSWALAFALGCLALAMALSLARMILGPRAEDRVVAFDCLYMNTMLVVLTLGLIYRSSSYFEAALLIALFGFVGSTAMAKFLLRGEVIE; via the coding sequence ATGAGCCCCCTGCTCTCCTGGGCGCTGGCCTTCGCGCTGGGCTGTCTCGCCCTGGCCATGGCGCTGTCGCTGGCACGGATGATTCTCGGTCCCAGGGCGGAGGACCGCGTCGTGGCGTTCGACTGCCTGTACATGAACACGATGCTGGTCGTCCTGACGCTGGGGCTCATCTACCGCAGCAGCTCCTACTTCGAGGCGGCGCTCCTGATTGCCCTCTTCGGCTTCGTGGGCTCGACGGCGATGGCCAAGTTCCTGCTGCGCGGGGAGGTCATCGAATGA
- a CDS encoding Na+/H+ antiporter subunit E, protein MRRLLPSPVLSVALLLLWILLMQSVSAGTLVLGAVLAVFWPAVTARLRPAQVRLRKPLVMVRLLGRVILEMLRSNGQVARAILTQRSSNIRSGFVLVPLELKDPNGLAVLAMIVTFTPGTAWAQLSADNRVLLLHVLAIQSEADLVALIQQRFERPLKEIFE, encoded by the coding sequence ATGAGGCGGCTCCTGCCCTCCCCCGTGCTGTCGGTGGCGCTGCTGCTGCTCTGGATATTGCTCATGCAGTCGGTGAGTGCGGGGACGCTGGTGCTCGGCGCCGTGCTGGCGGTGTTCTGGCCCGCGGTGACCGCCAGACTCCGGCCCGCGCAGGTGCGGTTGCGCAAGCCCCTCGTCATGGTGCGCCTGCTCGGCCGGGTCATCCTCGAGATGTTGCGGTCGAACGGCCAGGTGGCGCGGGCCATTCTCACGCAGCGCTCGAGCAACATCCGCTCCGGCTTCGTCCTCGTGCCGCTCGAGCTGAAGGACCCGAACGGCCTGGCCGTGCTGGCGATGATTGTCACCTTCACTCCGGGCACGGCCTGGGCGCAGCTGTCGGCGGACAATCGCGTCCTGTTGTTGCACGTGCTCGCCATCCAGAGCGAGGCGGACCTGGTGGCGCTCATCCAGCAGCGCTTCGAGCGTCCGCTCAAGGAGATCTTCGAATGA
- a CDS encoding monovalent cation/H+ antiporter subunit D yields MSALIQGLMPHLLVAPILLPMLTAAAQLLLGEGRRPAKLLMGMVSALLGLAVSVILLVWVEENGVVAYLPGNWRAPFGIALAVDRLSAAMLVLTWTLGTCALSFASARWHRAGVHFHPMFQLQLMGLSGAFLTADVFNLFVFFEILLAASYGLLLHGSGKPRVRAGVHYVAVNLAASSLFLIGVSMIYGVTGTLNMAELSARLSGEAVPNRHLIDAGAAILAVAFMAKAAAWPLNFWLVPAYASATPPVAAVFAILTKVGIYAMVRLWTLMFAGGPLAGFGANALLAFGSITTLLAALGMLATHRLADQAAAGVVVSAGTLLAALGLGEQTVLGGAVFYLAGSTLAASAFFLLVDLVERWRAGATVVDEAPFLSATLEAQDVNLDDEEAPLVAVPFPASTALLGLAFVACALLVSGLPPLPTFIGKLGMLSAALAVREGSGAVPTRAWLFVGVLLGSGLLTLIALTRTGIRTFWSGMQREAPRVRAAEGLPVVALLAACGALTLAAGPVMEYALATAQSLYDRHGYIDAVLGAPVRLPATATEVRR; encoded by the coding sequence ATGAGCGCGCTCATCCAAGGCCTGATGCCCCACCTGCTGGTGGCGCCCATCCTCCTGCCCATGCTGACCGCGGCGGCGCAGCTCCTCCTGGGCGAGGGGCGGCGCCCCGCCAAGCTGCTGATGGGAATGGTCTCCGCGCTCCTGGGACTCGCCGTCTCGGTCATTTTGCTCGTGTGGGTGGAGGAAAACGGCGTCGTTGCCTACCTGCCCGGCAACTGGCGCGCGCCCTTCGGGATTGCCCTCGCGGTGGACCGCCTCTCGGCCGCGATGCTGGTGCTGACGTGGACGCTGGGGACGTGTGCCCTCTCCTTCGCCTCGGCGCGCTGGCACCGCGCGGGCGTTCACTTCCACCCCATGTTCCAGCTGCAGCTCATGGGGCTGTCCGGCGCGTTCCTCACGGCGGACGTCTTCAACCTCTTCGTCTTCTTCGAAATCCTGCTCGCCGCCTCGTATGGCCTGCTGTTGCATGGCTCCGGAAAGCCACGGGTCCGCGCGGGAGTGCACTACGTGGCCGTCAACCTCGCCGCCTCGTCGCTCTTCCTCATCGGCGTGTCGATGATTTATGGCGTCACGGGGACGCTCAACATGGCGGAGCTCTCCGCGCGCCTGTCCGGGGAGGCCGTGCCCAATCGGCACCTCATCGACGCGGGAGCGGCCATCCTCGCGGTGGCGTTCATGGCCAAGGCGGCGGCCTGGCCGCTCAACTTCTGGCTCGTCCCCGCCTACGCGTCGGCGACGCCCCCCGTTGCCGCGGTGTTCGCCATCCTCACGAAGGTCGGCATCTACGCGATGGTGCGGCTCTGGACGCTGATGTTCGCCGGGGGGCCGCTGGCGGGCTTCGGTGCGAACGCGCTGCTCGCGTTTGGAAGCATCACCACGCTGCTCGCGGCCCTGGGAATGCTCGCCACGCATCGGCTGGCGGACCAGGCCGCGGCGGGGGTGGTGGTCTCCGCCGGGACACTCCTGGCGGCGCTGGGCCTGGGTGAGCAGACCGTCCTCGGTGGCGCGGTGTTCTACCTGGCGGGCTCCACGCTCGCGGCCAGCGCGTTCTTCCTCCTCGTGGACCTCGTCGAGCGCTGGCGCGCGGGGGCCACTGTCGTGGACGAAGCCCCGTTCCTGAGCGCGACGCTCGAAGCCCAGGACGTCAACCTGGACGACGAGGAGGCGCCGCTCGTCGCGGTGCCGTTCCCCGCCTCCACCGCCCTGTTGGGCCTGGCGTTCGTCGCGTGCGCGCTGCTCGTCTCCGGCCTGCCGCCGCTGCCGACCTTCATCGGCAAGCTCGGCATGTTGTCGGCGGCGCTCGCGGTGCGTGAAGGCAGCGGGGCGGTGCCCACACGCGCGTGGCTGTTCGTCGGGGTGCTGTTGGGCTCCGGCCTGCTCACCCTCATCGCGCTCACGCGGACGGGCATCCGGACCTTCTGGTCTGGCATGCAGCGCGAGGCGCCTCGGGTCCGGGCGGCGGAAGGGCTGCCCGTGGTAGCGCTCCTCGCCGCGTGCGGAGCGCTGACGCTCGCGGCCGGGCCGGTGATGGAGTACGCGCTCGCGACGGCGCAGTCCCTGTATGACCGCCATGGGTACATCGACGCGGTCCTCGGCGCGCCGGTGCGGCTGCCGGCCACGGCGACGGAGGTGAGGCGATGA
- a CDS encoding Na+/H+ antiporter subunit C, with product METVLAIAIGILTGSGVWLLLRPRTFQLVIGLSLLAYAVNLFIFSIGGLAIDKEPILVDGVPPNLEHYTDPVPQALVLTAIVISFAMTALLLVIILASRGMTGTDHVDGTEP from the coding sequence ATGGAGACGGTGCTCGCTATCGCCATCGGCATCCTGACGGGCTCCGGCGTCTGGCTCCTGCTGCGGCCCCGCACGTTCCAGCTGGTCATCGGCCTGTCGCTCCTGGCCTACGCGGTCAACCTCTTCATCTTCAGCATTGGCGGCCTGGCCATCGACAAGGAGCCCATCCTCGTCGACGGCGTCCCGCCGAACCTCGAGCACTACACCGACCCGGTGCCGCAGGCGCTCGTGCTGACGGCCATCGTCATCAGCTTCGCGATGACGGCGCTCCTCCTGGTCATCATCCTCGCCTCGCGGGGGATGACGGGGACGGACCACGTGGACGGTACCGAGCCATGA